DNA sequence from the Pseudomonadota bacterium genome:
CCGGGCTCGTCCGCCACCGAGCGGAACTCGCTGGGGCTCACCGCCTGACCCGCGACGCTAATGGTCTCGAAAGGCGCTGACAGGCGTTCGGTTGACAACGTGGCCAGCTCTTCACCGTTGAAGCGGTAGTGCAGCGCCAGGGCGTCGTCCTCCTGGGTGATCGACACGGAACTCAGACCCGCCTCATGGCCCCACGCCACCGCGGTGGCGAAGAGCATCAGGCACAAGCCCACCCCAGCTGCACGGCCTGCACCACGACGGCGGCCGGGTGCGCGATTGGCGCACCCGACCTCCGTGTCAGCGCAGACCGTGTGCTCAGCGCGAGCCACGGCCACTGGTCCGACCGTTCTGCGGCGTGGACTCGTAGGGGAACACCTTGTTGAAGCCCGTGTCGTTGCCGTTGACGTTGTCACCGGCCACCTGGATGAACAGGGGCAAGGTGCGCAGATCGCTCAGCAGTGCGGACACAGCGATGTCCACCACGTCATCACCGAAACGGCGCCCGTTCGGCCAGCCGCCAGGGACCAGACCGCCGTTGCCGAAGGGATCCTGGATCTGGCTCTGCACCACATCACCGCCGAAGATGGACAAGGACGAGAAGCCTTCGTCATCCGGGTTCAGGGCGTCGTCCGACCCGTTGCCCGCGAGGCGCACGGCAGGCGTCGAGAGATCGACCTTGATCACGTCGGGGATGTAGATGCCCGCAATGTCCGTGCGGTCCGTCTCGATCGCATTCTCCAGGCCAGTCCCCGGCACCACCAACGCGTTCAGGAGCGCGGCGAGTTCCGGCGTCAGGGCGTAGGTGGCAAACAGCTCGGCATCACGCTCCGGCGTGGTGCGGCTGTACAGGTCCGAGTCGGCGATCGCCACCAGGCCTTCGTTGAACAACGGATTGCCCTGGCGCGCCACCTGCACGAAGCGGCCCTGCTTGCTGTCGGGCACCGCCTCGGGGTCGTTGCTCAGCACATTGAAGCGACGACGACTCGTCGTGGCATGCACGCCGACCACCTGCAGATCATCCTCGACGATGTCCGCCAGGGGGATCTCGAGGGCGATCAGGTGGATGTTGAAACCCGCCTGGGCGTCCACACCGGGGTTACGCAGCTGGAGCAGATCGAACACGGCCTGGATGTCACCGAAGAAACCGTCGTCGCGCTGACCGGCGAAGGCCCGGTAGCCACGGTCCAGTTCCACGATGCTCTGCTGGGTGTAGCGATCGAGCTCTTCAAACGTGGCGACGCCGTTCTTGGCCGGATTCTCACCGTCATCGCCCTGGTTGTAGAAGGGGGTCGCGATGCCCTGGTTGTTCGGCGGCACCAGGCCGTCGCCGAGGGTCACGATATCGTTGGAACGGGCATTGGCGCCGCGGCGATCGATGCGCGTGACCGTGTAGTCCTGGGTGAGGTTCTGGGCGTCGTCGTCCACGTTCTCCACCACACCGAGGTAGGACTGCAGCACCGTGTTCTCGTTCTTGAAGCGGGTGGTGAAGTCGAACACGTAGGAGATGCTGGTGCGACCGGCCGCCACGTCGTCGCCGAGGGAGAGATTCAGCGAGTAGCGCACGTCGTCGTCGAAGTTGTATTTGTGCGGACCGATCCCCGCAAACTCGAAGGGATAGGTGGCGAGGGCCACCACCAGGCGCTTCTGCTCGTCGCGCTCGGTGACGAACGCGTAGACGTCCGTGGTGTTTGCTGCCGGATCGAGGGTGATCAGCGGCGCGTCCATGTGACTGGAGGCCAGGGCGGTGCCCGTGGCGCCGGCGAGCGCTACGGTGAGCGCTGCGGACAGTCCAGCGTTTACGAATTTCCTCATTGGGTAAGTCCCCTTGATGTTGCTTTGATATCGCCCCGCACGAGGTGTCGGGGCGCAGGTACCGCGTCCCTAGGACCAGGGACGGCGATAGGCTTCGATCGCTGCCCGCGCCACCGTCTTCGGGTGGGTGAGCAGTTGATCAAAGAGGGTGCGCTCCGACGGGAGCAGCATGTGTTGGTAGGCGCGTGCGCAGGCCACTTGCTCGGCGAAACGTTGCGAATCTCCCAGGCGCGCGCTCAGTAGCGCGCCGTGCAGGCACACGCGCGCCCCGCGTGTATCGAAGGCGCTGGCCGCCTCGGCGTAGCGAGCGGCGAGGTCCAGATCGTCGGCTTGCAGGGCAGCGAAGGCAGCGGCAGACAGGGTGAGCGGGTCTTGGCGAGCTTCGAGTTCCGCTTCCGCCAGCGCGAGCGCGCGTTCCACGTCGCGCCCGTGGGTGGCCAGGAACAGGGCACGCGTGCGCCCGTCAGCGGTGGTGCTGAGCAACGCCTGTTCCTGCGCCTGCGTCTCCTCACCGCTCGCCCGCAGCGCGTCGACCAGGGCCCAACGATGGGCGGGCAGTTCGCTCACGGCGGCGGCCCGTCGCAGGTGGACCACGGCGCCGCCCGTATCGCCGGCACCCAGCAACAGGCGACCGCGCAGGTAATCGGCCGCGGCCAGGTCTGGCACGATCTCGGCGAGCGCATCCAGCGTCCGCTGCGCCGTGGCGACGTCCCCCTGCTGCCACTGCAGCTCGGCGAGTCGGATCGCGATCGTGCCGACCACGTAGGGATCCGCCGTGCGCAGGCTGGCCGCCGCGCGCGTGAGCATCTCGCGCGCGCCCGCCACATCGCCGAGCATCCACCGCAGCTCCCCTGCTCGCTGGTAGGCCTGGGGCCCGGGCCGCTGGTCGGCCACCGCTTGGTAGGCGACCCGCGCGCGCTCGAGATCACCGATCTCCAGTGAGACGTCGCCGAGCAGTGCGTGGTCGTGCCAGTGACCGCGCGTACGCACGAGGCCGTGAGCCAGCTCCCGCGCCTGTGCGAAGCGATGCTGCTGGTGGAGCGTATGGCCGAGCAGCAGCTCGCCGGCGAAGTTACGCTGGGGGGTACTCGAGGCCTGCAGGCACCTCGCCGCGTGCTCGGCGAGGGTGAGCAGTCCTTCGTCTTGATGGGCGCGGGAAGCCCCCACGTAGGCCCACCCGAGGCGCTCGATCCACGCCTGGTATCGCATCTTGTTAGGTGACGCATCGGCGATCGCTTCGCGCTGGTAGCGACGAATCTGCTCGTCGATGGGTGCGTCGCCGCGGTGGGTAACGAGCGCGATCGCGCAGTCGGCACTGGGGGACGACGCCTGGGCCATCGTGGCATTCACGCCCTGCGTCGGCTGTGAGGCGTTCCCGCAGCCACCTAACACCCCGGCAAGCAAGAGCAACGCAGCAACCCGAAAAACAGCCCGAGTGTTCCCTACGATGCGCCGCGGCATGACGGTGGGAGTACGAAGGCTTGCGATGGGAGATCTGGTCGAGTGCATGGGCGTGTCCTGCTGGTAGCTGTCCCCCTTCTACGGACGACTCCAGGATCCGGATGCACTTGCGCGAATCGGGGTGGCCCGCTACGGTCTCGCTCCCATCGGATCGGGACGACCAAGGACCTCGCCAGCTCGTGGCCACCGCCAGCTCCACAGACACCAAGGCACAAGATGACGATGCCCTCGTCGCCCTGCTATCGCGCACGGCCGACGGCGACCGCGTCGCCTTCGCCGAGCTGTACCGCCTGACCGCGGGCGCGCTCTTCGCCGTGCTCAAGCGCATGCTGTCCTCGAACGAGGCGGCGGAAGATGTGCTGCAGGACGTCTACGTGAGCGTTTGGCTGAAGGCCGGCGAGTACAGCGAACAGCGCGGCCGCGCCCTGACCTGGCTGAAGAGCATCGCGCGCTACCGCGCGATCGACGCCTTGCGTCGCCTCGGCCGTGAGCGGCCCTTCGGCGACCACGAGCTGGAGAGCATCGCCGCCGCCTACGCCCTGCCCACCGGCGATGAACGCAAGCTCCATCACTGCATCGACGAGCTGAGCGCAGACCAGCGCAACAGCGTGCAATTGGCCTATGCTGGCGGCTTCACGCAGCAGGAGATCGCGGCCTCCCTCGCCATGCCCTTGGGTACGGTCAAGAGTTGGATAAGGCGTGCCTTGGGAGCGCTCAAGCGGTGTATGGACCGATGAAGTACACCGACCCAACGCTGCTCGACGCCCTCGCCGCCCGCTACGCGCTGGGCACGATGCGTGGACGCGCCCGCCAGCGCTTCGAACGCCTCATGCGCGAACGCGCGGACGTAATGGCCCAGGTCGTCGACTGGGAGCGCCGCTTGGAAGCCCTGGATCCCCCGGCGGGTGAGACGCCAGCACCTCCCGCGCGCGTTTGGCATCGCATCGTCGATCGCTTGGGACACGCGCCAAATGACGAGTTGGCGTCGCGGCGTCAACGCCAACGGCCCAAGCCCGCGCGGCCATCAGCCTTCACGGCGCTCGCCGCCGGGATCGCAGCGCTGCTCCTGGTGAGCGGCACCTGGTTCGTGGCGCAGCAGGTGCAGCCCCCGAGCGAGGTGCTCGAACGCGCACCGGCCTACGTGTCGGTGATCGCCAACGCCGACGGGGCGGACGTCTGGCTGGTGCAGGTCTACGACGATCCAGCGCAGTTGCGGGTGCGGGTCAACTCGGCGCCAACGCCCCTGGACGATCGCGTCTACGAGCTATGGATGTTGCCGGACGACGGCGTTCCCGTTTCCCTGGGCCTGTTGCCGACCTTCGGTGCGCTGCGCACGCAGGTGAGCGCGGTGGCCCTGGACGCCTTGGCTCGCTCGGCGAACCTGGCGGTCAGCACTGAGCCGCCGGGGGGATCACCCACCGGCCAGCCAACCGGCGATGTGGTGTTCGTGGCGCCGCTCGCGAGGGCGGAGATCTAGCCGGCGCGGCGAATGCGCCTGGACCCTCCTCTGGCCTGCGTGTCGCGAGGCGCCGTCGGTCTGGCTGCACCCACAGCCGGGGCCTGTGCGGCGCGGGCGAGGATCCACGGCGTGAGTTCGTTGGCAGGCATGGGCGGGGCGAAGTAGTAGCCCTGCGCCACGTCGCAGCCGTACTCGCACAGACACTGCCACGCCTCCTCGTCCTCCACGCCTTCGGCCACCACCGAGAGGCCGAGGTTGTGCCCGAGGTCCACGGTCGAACGCACGATCGTGGCCAGGCGCGGATCCTTGCCGATGTCACTCACAAAGGCCCGATCGATCTTCAGCTCGTGCACCGGGAGCTGCATCAGGTAGGCCAGAGAGGAGTAGCCGGTGCCGTAGTCATCGATGGCGAGCTTCACGCCCAGCGCCGCCAAGTCCTCCAGCACCTTCAGCGCGCGCTGCGGCTCGCTCATGAAGCCGCTCTCGGTGATCTCCAGGCACAGCGCGCGCGGCGGCAAGCGATACTCGCGTAGCAACTCGCCCACCTGGCTGGGCAGATGCTCGCTGAGCAGATCACGTGTGGAGACGTTGACCGCCACCCGCAGCGCCAGCCCACCGGCACGCCATTCAGCGCACTGCTTGAGGCCAGCTTCGATCGCCCACAGGGTCAGCTCCTTGATGAAGCCCGTCTGCTCCGCGAAGGGAATGAACGCATCGGGTGGGATCAGGCCGCGCTCGGGGTGGATCCAGCGAATCAGCGCCTCCACCGAGCGTACCGATTCGCTACGAACGGATACCTTCGGTTGGAAGAAGAGCGTGAGCTGCCCCTGCTCCATCGCCACCTGCAGGTCTGAGAGGAGGGAGAGCTGGGACTGCTGTCGATCGGCGACCGGCGAGTACTCCACCACCATGACGTGATCGCGCTTCGAGGCGTACATCGCCTGCTCGGCATTGCGCAGCAGGCTGAGCGCATCCCTGCCATGCTCCGGCGCTCGCGCGACGCCGATGCTCACCCCCACATCGAGGGATTGGCTGTCGTACCAGAAGGGCTTGCGCAGCAGGCCACTCACCTCCCGCGCCAGCGCCAGCGCACGCTCGGCGCGGCCGTCGTGGAGCAGAATGGCGAATTCGTCCCCGCCCAATCGGGCCAGCACGTCTCGATCGCTCAGCACGGACCGCAAGCGATCCGCCACCTGCTTCAGTACGTAGTCCCCCACCTCGTGCCCGAGCGTATCGTTGATGTTCTTGAACCTGTCGAGATCCATGCTGAGCACAGCCCGAGGCGTCTTGGCACCCCCCTCCTCCTCCTCGTGCAGCAAGCCATCCAATCGAGCCTGGAAGCGTGAGCGGTTGGCGAGCCCGGTGAGGGCATCGCTGTACGCCAAGCGCAGCACCTCGCTCTCGCGCTTGAGGATCGCGGTGCGCATAGCATCGAGGGTGCGCGCCAGGGCGCCGAGTTCGTCACGGCGGGTCGAACGGATCGGCGTGCGGTACTCACCGCGCTGCAGGCGCAAGGCACTGCGAGTGAGCGCCCGAAGGGGGCGGGTAATGGATCGGGCCAGCAACTGCACGGCCAGCACGCATGCGAGGAGCCCTGCAAGCGCTCCCAGGAAGAAGGCCCGCGGCAGATTCAGGGTGGTCTGGAAGCCATTCTCACCGCCCGTGATCGTCGGCTCGAGAGCGCTGAGGTCACCGCTCACCAACACCAGCAGGTTGGTCGCTTGCACGAGCACCACCACGGCCACGATCGTCACCGCGACGCGCAACCGCAAGCCAGCGGCTAGGGAGCGAGAGCGTCGGTCAGCAGTGCGAGACACGGATCGGCGACATCCTGGCGGCACGTGGGGGTAAGAGTCAAACGGTACGAGAGTGCGCATTTGCGGGCCACGGCACAGGTCACTTGTCGCACCCTGGCGGACGCTGGATCCCGCCCAAGCCCGCCATTCTGTGACGCCTTCGTGCTGCTCCGCTCACGTGGTCCGCCGCACCCCGTGATGCACGTCACAGGGGCAGAGTTCACAGTGATTTACATCATCGGAGAAACCGTGAAGTTTCCGCCGGTCAAAGGTCAACGTCACGGCGCGCGACGCGTTGTTTGGCAGGACGGAACCTAGGCTGCACTGCCCTCCCCAGCGCACAGCGCGGGCTGCTCGCAGCGTTGACCACGTAACAAGGGAAGGAACCACATTATGAACAAGCTGATCATCACCTTGCCGCTTATGGCGGCGCTGATTCTCGGCACCAGCACCAGCGCGCTGGCCGATAACCACAGCGGGGATAAGGCTGAGCGTGGCGAGCGCGCCGCCGAGCGCCTCGACCGCAAGGGCGATCGTCGCGAGGAGCGTCTGGACAACTCCGGTGAGCGCAAGGACGAGCGCCTCGACCAGCGTGGTGAGCGCGCTAACGCGAAGCTCGATGGCAAGAGCGAGCGCGCCGAAGCCGCTGGCCGAAACAACATGGCCGAAGCGCTGGATAAGAAGGGCGACCGCATCGAAGAGCGTGCAGACCGCAAGGGCGATCGCATCGAGGATCGTCGCGAGACCCGCGGCGACCGTGCCGATGAGCGCCTCGATCGTCGCGGCGAGCGCATCGAGGAGCGCACGGGCGACGACGACAACGCCTAAGGCCTGGCTTAGGAATCTAGGGGGCGACGACCTTGTTCGTCGCCCCCTCCTTCGTTCTGTTGTTCGATTTCCCGC
Encoded proteins:
- a CDS encoding EAL domain-containing protein, encoding MSRTADRRSRSLAAGLRLRVAVTIVAVVVLVQATNLLVLVSGDLSALEPTITGGENGFQTTLNLPRAFFLGALAGLLACVLAVQLLARSITRPLRALTRSALRLQRGEYRTPIRSTRRDELGALARTLDAMRTAILKRESEVLRLAYSDALTGLANRSRFQARLDGLLHEEEEGGAKTPRAVLSMDLDRFKNINDTLGHEVGDYVLKQVADRLRSVLSDRDVLARLGGDEFAILLHDGRAERALALAREVSGLLRKPFWYDSQSLDVGVSIGVARAPEHGRDALSLLRNAEQAMYASKRDHVMVVEYSPVADRQQSQLSLLSDLQVAMEQGQLTLFFQPKVSVRSESVRSVEALIRWIHPERGLIPPDAFIPFAEQTGFIKELTLWAIEAGLKQCAEWRAGGLALRVAVNVSTRDLLSEHLPSQVGELLREYRLPPRALCLEITESGFMSEPQRALKVLEDLAALGVKLAIDDYGTGYSSLAYLMQLPVHELKIDRAFVSDIGKDPRLATIVRSTVDLGHNLGLSVVAEGVEDEEAWQCLCEYGCDVAQGYYFAPPMPANELTPWILARAAQAPAVGAARPTAPRDTQARGGSRRIRRAG
- a CDS encoding DUF4331 domain-containing protein encodes the protein MRKFVNAGLSAALTVALAGATGTALASSHMDAPLITLDPAANTTDVYAFVTERDEQKRLVVALATYPFEFAGIGPHKYNFDDDVRYSLNLSLGDDVAAGRTSISYVFDFTTRFKNENTVLQSYLGVVENVDDDAQNLTQDYTVTRIDRRGANARSNDIVTLGDGLVPPNNQGIATPFYNQGDDGENPAKNGVATFEELDRYTQQSIVELDRGYRAFAGQRDDGFFGDIQAVFDLLQLRNPGVDAQAGFNIHLIALEIPLADIVEDDLQVVGVHATTSRRRFNVLSNDPEAVPDSKQGRFVQVARQGNPLFNEGLVAIADSDLYSRTTPERDAELFATYALTPELAALLNALVVPGTGLENAIETDRTDIAGIYIPDVIKVDLSTPAVRLAGNGSDDALNPDDEGFSSLSIFGGDVVQSQIQDPFGNGGLVPGGWPNGRRFGDDVVDIAVSALLSDLRTLPLFIQVAGDNVNGNDTGFNKVFPYESTPQNGRTSGRGSR
- a CDS encoding anti-sigma factor, encoding MKYTDPTLLDALAARYALGTMRGRARQRFERLMRERADVMAQVVDWERRLEALDPPAGETPAPPARVWHRIVDRLGHAPNDELASRRQRQRPKPARPSAFTALAAGIAALLLVSGTWFVAQQVQPPSEVLERAPAYVSVIANADGADVWLVQVYDDPAQLRVRVNSAPTPLDDRVYELWMLPDDGVPVSLGLLPTFGALRTQVSAVALDALARSANLAVSTEPPGGSPTGQPTGDVVFVAPLARAEI
- a CDS encoding sigma-70 family RNA polymerase sigma factor, which translates into the protein MATASSTDTKAQDDDALVALLSRTADGDRVAFAELYRLTAGALFAVLKRMLSSNEAAEDVLQDVYVSVWLKAGEYSEQRGRALTWLKSIARYRAIDALRRLGRERPFGDHELESIAAAYALPTGDERKLHHCIDELSADQRNSVQLAYAGGFTQQEIAASLAMPLGTVKSWIRRALGALKRCMDR